TAATAATCTTCTAAGTTAGTTTGCACAGATAATTATAGATATCCATGTCATAATAAACTCTAAATTTGTCTGCTCTACCTTACATTTTTCGTgtacaaattgaaaaaaagttgcctaagaatattattttcatttgcacACTTATCCATGAGTGTGAGTGCGTCGCGCACACacatataaaacatttttcctGTATAACGAGAAAGAAATttctaacaataataaaaaaacacgaAAGAAAGTTGCGTAAGAATGAATATCATTTACTCGTTTGTACACACATACGTGAGTTTACGTGCGTGcacacatatataatttttaatgtatggttcatatatttaaaacttGATCTTAACTAATAGAAAGTGTGAGGGGGTAAAAACAATTGTAATCATTAACGagtaattaaaattgttttacttatttacaattttaactttttattttagttaattaatttcacACTCACCTGATATAGtgatattgaaaagaaaaaaaacactgaCCTGATATATGGTCTCTTTATTTACATTCATTCACAAACACATATAGTCACACAGACCTTcgtatatattattgtttttaaaattcaaacatgGGGACTTGGGTTTGAAAGTAAGAAAGTTTATTATTCTCCGTTATCATCGAAAGCGCCTCGACGCAAATTATAGTAATATAAATTGAAGGCCAGCGATGTGCATCGTCAAAACTAGTTAGGCAAGCAAAACATTTTTACCGAAAGTATAAATTAGCATATACAATATTATAGTTaggcaacaaaaacaaaaaacaaatgctTGGAAAACCTTCCCCCCTAGTCCCCTACAAATACACCTGTGTGTCCTAATGCAATTCAACAATGTTATTACCACACCAACGACCAGAATTAATTGAAATCAATTCCTTTCATCTTTGGTCCCCACACCCACTATATATGCACTTCTTGATCGTTCCCCACGAACCATATGAACACTTTTGGAAAAGTGTATACTATATTCATTTAAGCCTATTTGAGCATGCTCTTTCTACTTGAAGAAATTGATTCCATAACCATTCAAGTCCAAATTATACACTAGCCCCCCACCCTCCCCCTCCTCTCATATAGTTTTCTTCACCACTTTATGATACAATTTGATTGAAATAGCCCCACTAGTCGCTGACCAAATAAGGAGCTTGATTTGATATATATAGCACATTTTCATTCGCTcaacttaaattatttttttttctatgcgCCTATAACATATATAGTTGTTGGTAAGTGGTAAGAACCAAACAGCAAGTGACTTTTTATACTCTATATTACTgtatgtacattttttttaactgacttgatattttatttatactgTGTTCTAGCAGAACCCATTCTCCGCCAAACAGATTCTCCAGGCGTGGGGTTGCAATACTTAGAGTACGCAAATGGAAAAGTGAATGAGGATTCCCCCAATCCTATTATGATAATTGATGAAATGAATACCCTAGGCCCCCACCCTTTCCCCAAACACCCTGTCCCCAAAATACACCTTTAAGCTTAGGACTCTTCCTTACTGGGTCCCACATTAGCTATTCACCGTGATGacatcataaatttattatatttatattttttttattctttctcaaGATATATATTGAACGGCAATATTAGATATCTatcaaatattttgtatatatataatattcctTCCAATTCCATTCTCCCCATATACGTACCTTCATATGGCgtatataacaaattaaataattccaTCGTGAAAAACTTTCTCATCCTCACACCTATATATACATTACACACCATATTCTCCCCCTACAAACCTCCAAATAAAACACtcatacacacacaaacactTAAACATCATCAATATCGTATATTCTTGTTGTGTTGTTTAAGTTGTAAAAGAATGTCTGGGGTTTGGGTTTTCAAGAACGGTGTGGTGAGGCTGGTGGAGAACCCTGGGGGTGAGGCAGTGGAGGGAAGCCGTGGAGGAAGAAGGAAGGTGCTTGTTCATAGAGCAAGCAACGAGGTTATCACCTCTTATGCGGTGTTAGAGCGAAAACTGTATTCACTTGGGTGGGAGCGTTACTATGACGACCCTGATCTTCTTCAATTCCACAAACGCTCCACCGTGCACCTTATTTCCCTCCCAAGAGACTTCAACAAGTTCAAGCCCATGCACATGTATGACATAGTGGTGAAGAACAAGAACGCTTTTGAAGTTAGGGACATGTAGGGTAGGGACaagacaacatatatatatatatatatatatagtgaccAAACAAAAAACACCCCCCTTGCAAGGCCTTCGGCCAGGGCACCCTGCTACTGTCCAGTGTCAGTGTTTGTGACTTTTTGTACTACTACCACTCATTCCTTTAATTGTGCcctttcattttcattatttagCTGCTGCATCCATGCATGTGTTAGTTTTTGAATGTTTCATTTTCGACTTGTGGCCATGGAGGGTGGAAGTCTGTGTCCATTTGATTGTAACATTAACTTGGGTATTTGGACTGTCTAGGTAAGTCTATGTTCTGATAAATTTCATGTTTATGTATAGGTATATATAGGTAGGGTCTGATTCGTCATTTGTGAGGACTGGGTGTCATTTACGTGTGTTCGATCCGTTGTAaaa
This region of Glycine soja cultivar W05 chromosome 17, ASM419377v2, whole genome shotgun sequence genomic DNA includes:
- the LOC114392861 gene encoding flowering-promoting factor 1-like protein 3, producing MSGVWVFKNGVVRLVENPGGEAVEGSRGGRRKVLVHRASNEVITSYAVLERKLYSLGWERYYDDPDLLQFHKRSTVHLISLPRDFNKFKPMHMYDIVVKNKNAFEVRDM